The Cryptosporangium aurantiacum genome has a window encoding:
- a CDS encoding GlxA family transcriptional regulator produces MSPSRLRRVAVLVLEGAKPLDVGIPAQVFTTRASMPYEVRVCGAAPGMVTGGDGLSYHVADGLDALAWAEIVFVPGYRFPDRDDPPPAVVDALREAHDRGARLAAISTGAFALAATGLLDGKRATTHWHYTRALAARYPLVRVDENVLFVDEGSVLTSAGAASGIDLCLHIVRGDLGVAASNHAARRLVAAPYRSGGQAQYVPRSVPEPLGERFAATREWALHRLGEPLTLDALARHAAVSPRTFSRRFAEDTGYTPMQWVMRARVDLARELLERSERSVEQIAADVGLGTATNLRLHFQRILGTTPSEYRRTFSE; encoded by the coding sequence GTGTCGCCCTCCCGCTTGCGTCGTGTGGCGGTGCTCGTGCTGGAGGGTGCGAAACCGCTCGACGTCGGCATCCCCGCCCAGGTATTCACGACGCGCGCGAGCATGCCGTACGAGGTGCGGGTCTGTGGCGCTGCCCCCGGCATGGTGACCGGCGGTGACGGGCTGTCCTACCACGTCGCCGACGGCCTGGACGCGCTGGCATGGGCCGAGATCGTCTTTGTGCCCGGGTACCGGTTCCCGGACCGGGACGATCCGCCGCCGGCCGTCGTCGACGCGCTGCGGGAGGCCCACGACCGGGGCGCGCGGCTCGCCGCGATCTCCACCGGCGCGTTCGCGCTCGCCGCGACCGGCCTGCTCGACGGCAAGCGGGCGACGACGCACTGGCACTACACGCGGGCGCTGGCGGCGCGGTACCCGCTCGTGCGGGTCGACGAGAACGTGCTGTTCGTCGACGAGGGGAGCGTCCTGACGTCGGCGGGTGCGGCGTCCGGCATCGACCTGTGCCTGCACATCGTCCGGGGTGACCTCGGCGTGGCGGCGTCGAACCACGCGGCCAGGCGGCTGGTCGCCGCGCCGTACCGGAGCGGTGGCCAGGCCCAGTACGTGCCGCGCAGCGTGCCGGAGCCGCTCGGCGAACGGTTCGCCGCCACCCGCGAGTGGGCGCTGCACCGGCTCGGCGAACCGCTGACGCTCGACGCGCTCGCGCGCCACGCGGCGGTGTCGCCCCGTACGTTCTCCCGGCGATTTGCCGAAGATACCGGGTACACGCCGATGCAATGGGTGATGCGCGCCCGCGTCGATCTGGCCCGTGAGCTGCTCGAACGCTCGGAGCGCAGCGTCGAGCAGATCGCCGCGGACGTCGGGCTCGGCACCGCCACGAACCTTCGGCTGCATTTCCAGCGGATCCTCGGCACGACGCCGAGCGAGTACCGGCGGACGTTCTCCGAGTAG
- the gap gene encoding type I glyceraldehyde-3-phosphate dehydrogenase, which translates to MTRIAINGFGRIGRNVLRALLERNSKLEVVAVNDLTEPAALARLLAFDTTAGRLGRPVTTDGDTLVVDGRRIRVLAEREPAELPWAELGVEIVLEATGRFTSAAAARAHLDAGAAKVLVGAPSDGADVTLAYGVNTDAYDPAAHTIVSNASCTTNALAPLAAVLDELAGIEHGFMTTVHAYTQEQNLQDGPHRDARRARAAAVNIVPTTTGAAKAIGLVLPQLHGKLSGDSIRVPVPVGSIVELNTTVARDVTRDEVLAAYRAAADGPLAGVLEYSEDALVSSDIVGNPASSIFDSALTRVDGRHVKVVAWYDNEWGFSNRVIDTLELLSR; encoded by the coding sequence ATGACTCGCATCGCCATCAACGGTTTCGGACGGATCGGCCGCAACGTGCTGCGCGCACTGCTCGAGCGGAACAGCAAGCTGGAGGTCGTCGCCGTCAACGACCTCACCGAGCCCGCCGCGCTGGCGCGGCTGCTCGCGTTCGACACGACCGCCGGCCGGCTCGGCCGCCCGGTGACCACCGACGGGGACACGCTCGTCGTCGACGGCCGCCGGATCCGGGTGCTCGCCGAGCGGGAGCCCGCCGAGCTGCCGTGGGCCGAACTCGGCGTCGAGATCGTGCTGGAGGCCACCGGCCGCTTCACCTCGGCGGCGGCCGCCCGCGCCCACCTCGACGCGGGCGCGGCGAAGGTCCTGGTCGGCGCACCGTCGGACGGCGCGGACGTCACGCTCGCCTACGGCGTGAACACCGACGCGTACGACCCGGCCGCGCACACGATCGTCTCCAACGCGTCCTGCACGACCAACGCGCTCGCGCCGCTGGCCGCGGTACTCGATGAGCTGGCCGGCATCGAGCACGGCTTCATGACCACCGTGCACGCCTACACGCAGGAGCAGAACCTGCAGGACGGCCCGCACCGCGACGCCCGCCGGGCCCGCGCGGCCGCGGTCAACATCGTGCCGACGACGACCGGCGCGGCGAAGGCGATCGGTCTGGTGCTGCCGCAGCTGCACGGCAAGCTGTCCGGCGACTCGATCCGGGTGCCGGTGCCGGTGGGCTCGATCGTCGAGCTGAACACGACCGTCGCCCGGGACGTCACCCGCGACGAGGTCCTGGCCGCGTACCGCGCGGCGGCCGACGGGCCGCTGGCCGGTGTGCTCGAGTACTCCGAGGACGCGCTGGTGTCGTCGGACATCGTCGGGAACCCGGCCTCGTCGATCTTCGACTCGGCCCTGACCCGTGTGGACGGCCGGCACGTGAAGGTCGTCGCCTGGTACGACAACGAGTGGGGCTTCTCCAACCGCGTCATCGACACGCTGGAGCTGCTGAGCCGCTGA
- a CDS encoding M20 metallopeptidase family protein gives MNALAAAWRTALDAELPHAVALRHELHASPYVSGEEEPTAKRVVDAIGLHAEPIAGTGRLLRLGPPGPAVGLRAELDALPLAELTGAPFASPNGAMHACGHDVHLAALVAVVRAARRVELPVGLVALLQPREEVGPTGAADVVDSGRLLDHHVRALIAAHVQPLVAAGCVTADAGPVNASVDEVDIVMTGRGGHGAYPHLAADPVPPLCRAVLALPEAARSATSPLHPVVVTVPQIEGSNAPNILPDTARASGTVRAMREQDRVRVHERLARTVAGIAEAAGCTGEYRVRRGEPALVNDATLAAASREWLTSFGVPTASFASCGSDDFATYGAQVPILMHFVGTGEGPGGPMLHDARYLPGDEVVGQVASALLAGYLAGASLAG, from the coding sequence TTGAACGCACTCGCGGCGGCGTGGCGGACCGCGCTGGACGCCGAGCTGCCGCACGCGGTCGCGCTGCGGCACGAGTTGCACGCGTCCCCCTACGTCTCCGGCGAGGAGGAGCCGACCGCGAAGCGCGTCGTCGACGCGATCGGTCTCCACGCGGAGCCGATCGCGGGCACCGGCCGGTTGCTGCGGCTGGGCCCGCCGGGCCCGGCCGTCGGGCTGCGCGCGGAACTCGACGCGCTGCCGCTCGCCGAGCTCACCGGGGCGCCGTTCGCGTCGCCGAACGGAGCGATGCACGCCTGCGGGCACGACGTGCACCTGGCCGCACTGGTTGCGGTGGTGCGCGCGGCCCGTCGGGTGGAGCTGCCGGTCGGGCTGGTCGCGCTGCTGCAGCCGCGGGAGGAGGTCGGCCCCACCGGCGCCGCCGACGTGGTGGACTCGGGACGGTTGCTCGACCACCACGTCCGGGCGCTGATCGCCGCGCACGTACAGCCGCTGGTGGCCGCCGGGTGCGTCACGGCGGACGCCGGGCCGGTCAACGCGTCGGTGGACGAAGTGGACATCGTGATGACCGGCCGCGGAGGTCACGGCGCGTACCCGCACCTGGCCGCGGATCCGGTGCCCCCGCTGTGCCGGGCGGTGCTCGCGCTGCCCGAGGCCGCGCGCTCCGCGACGAGCCCGCTGCACCCGGTGGTGGTCACGGTGCCGCAGATCGAGGGTTCGAACGCGCCGAACATCCTGCCGGACACCGCCCGCGCGTCGGGCACCGTGCGGGCGATGCGCGAGCAGGACCGGGTGCGGGTGCACGAGCGGCTCGCGCGTACCGTCGCCGGAATCGCCGAGGCCGCCGGGTGCACCGGCGAGTACCGGGTCCGGCGGGGCGAACCGGCGCTGGTCAACGACGCCACGCTGGCCGCGGCGTCCCGCGAGTGGCTGACGTCGTTCGGGGTGCCGACCGCGAGCTTCGCGTCCTGCGGCTCGGACGACTTCGCCACCTACGGCGCCCAGGTGCCGATCCTCATGCACTTCGTCGGCACCGGGGAGGGCCCCGGCGGGCCGATGCTGCACGACGCCCGCTACCTGCCCGGCGACGAGGTGGTCGGGCAGGTCGCGTCGGCGCTGCTGGCGGGCTACCTGGCCGGGGCGAGCCTGGCCGGTTAG
- a CDS encoding TetR/AcrR family transcriptional regulator, with amino-acid sequence MGTKDEILVAAERMFAERGFEVSLREIGAAAGQRNNSAVQYHFGDKAGLVTALYEYRMAPLDARRRALLDDVHAKGRERELPALVDAYLTPLAEHLVAHRGVSWYARFISRFVLAGRYRDWPFAGEYYSGMREVFGLFARRLPGLTDERLRIVNLHVVMVLADVEQRLDDPRFPAEASATAFAELRTTTLAVLEA; translated from the coding sequence ATGGGAACGAAGGACGAGATCCTCGTCGCCGCCGAGCGGATGTTCGCCGAGCGGGGCTTCGAGGTGTCGCTGCGCGAGATCGGCGCGGCGGCCGGGCAGCGCAACAACTCCGCCGTGCAGTACCACTTCGGCGACAAGGCGGGGCTGGTGACGGCGCTGTACGAGTACCGCATGGCCCCGCTCGACGCGCGCCGCCGAGCGCTGCTCGACGACGTGCACGCCAAAGGCCGGGAGCGTGAGCTCCCGGCCCTGGTCGACGCCTATCTCACACCGCTCGCCGAGCACCTGGTCGCGCACCGCGGCGTCAGCTGGTACGCGCGCTTCATCAGCCGGTTCGTGCTGGCCGGCCGCTACCGCGACTGGCCGTTCGCCGGTGAGTACTACTCCGGGATGCGGGAGGTGTTCGGGCTGTTCGCCCGGCGGCTGCCCGGGCTGACCGACGAACGCCTCCGGATCGTCAACCTGCACGTCGTGATGGTGCTGGCCGACGTCGAGCAGCGTCTGGACGACCCGCGCTTTCCCGCCGAGGCGTCCGCCACCGCGTTCGCCGAGCTGAGAACGACGACGCTCGCGGTGCTGGAGGCGTGA
- a CDS encoding bile acid:sodium symporter family protein, whose product MAGAALIILAVLMLGLGLSLTVGDFRRVGRYRASIAAALVCQLVLLPLVCFGIVTALQLPPVSAMGMMLIAAVPGGPTAGIYSHLFGGDVAFNLTLTAINSVLSVVTLPIVVGLSLRHFLGSRDGIGLQFGEVLKVVLIVLIPIVIGMVIRARAPGVAARSERAYRIIAGSVLAGFVVFGVVSYAGTLVDAVTTVVPAALLFGVASLGTGYLAGVLTRAGHRVSIAACMEIGFHNGAMAISIAIGVLGSLSMAVPPALYGLVILVLAGVVGFFVSRGGRRPAARERRAR is encoded by the coding sequence GTGGCCGGAGCGGCACTGATCATCCTCGCGGTCCTGATGCTCGGGTTAGGCCTGAGCCTGACGGTCGGCGACTTCCGTCGTGTCGGTCGATACCGGGCCAGCATCGCGGCGGCGCTGGTCTGCCAGCTCGTGCTGCTGCCGCTGGTCTGCTTCGGGATCGTCACCGCGCTGCAGCTGCCGCCGGTGTCCGCGATGGGCATGATGCTGATCGCCGCCGTGCCCGGCGGGCCGACGGCAGGCATCTACTCGCACCTGTTCGGCGGCGACGTGGCGTTCAACCTGACGCTGACCGCGATCAACTCGGTGCTCTCGGTCGTGACGCTGCCGATCGTCGTCGGGCTCTCGCTGCGGCACTTCCTCGGCAGTCGCGACGGCATCGGCCTGCAGTTCGGCGAGGTGCTGAAGGTCGTCCTGATCGTGCTGATCCCGATCGTGATCGGCATGGTCATCCGGGCCAGGGCCCCCGGGGTCGCGGCCCGCAGCGAGCGCGCCTACCGGATCATCGCCGGAAGCGTGCTGGCCGGCTTTGTCGTGTTCGGCGTGGTGAGCTACGCGGGGACGCTGGTGGACGCGGTCACGACCGTGGTGCCTGCCGCCCTCCTGTTCGGCGTCGCGAGCCTCGGCACCGGCTACCTGGCCGGTGTGCTGACACGCGCCGGTCACCGGGTCTCGATCGCGGCCTGCATGGAGATCGGCTTCCACAACGGCGCGATGGCCATCTCGATCGCGATCGGCGTGCTCGGCAGCCTGTCGATGGCCGTCCCGCCTGCCCTCTACGGCCTGGTGATCCTGGTGCTCGCCGGGGTCGTGGGCTTCTTCGTCAGCCGCGGCGGACGGCGTCCCGCCGCCAGAGAAAGGCGCGCCCGATGA
- a CDS encoding arylsulfatase, which translates to MTSEPIFRRAERPPDGAPNIVAIVLDDTGFAQLGCFGSDLATPNIDRLAAAGLRYNSFHVTAMCSPTRASFLTGRNHHAIGMGFVADLPLDHHGYTARIPRSAATLPRVLRDHGYSTLAVGKWHLVPRFERSAAGPFTHWPLGQGFERYYGFLNGDANHYAPTLVRDNHYVDPPATPEEGYHLTEDLTDQAIRYLQDQQYAAPGKPFFLYFALGAAHSPHHVAREWVEPYRGRFDRGWDAWRDDVFARQLQSGLIPADTELTPRPDWVPAWDSLDDDARRMYARQQEVFAGFLTHADAQIGRLLDHLDETGQADNTIVLLFSDNGASGEGSVDGSVNEHRFTAGIPESLADNLEHYDDWGGPETYNHYSWGWAWAGNTPFRLWKRYTWLGGTRVPLVVRWPAETAATGGVRTSFAHVVDLFPTLLDAVGIDAPDVVDGIEQQPIDGASLRAGFTDPDAPAPRDTQYFEMLGSRSIIHGTWKATTDHVARGIVDEEKLMTGSRTFAEDRWSLFDLAHDYAEARDLAAQHPGTIAELERLWDAEAERNHVLPLYDSLTDRIAHLIFPVWPAGPERTYRPGASPICDESLPLLMGGFRISADAEAGDDADGALLALGDRHGGFALYVADEHLTFTYSRAGEMLEVRADRPVPSGAHTFAVTYAPGANGGQFVLFHDDTMVGSTGFAGGLPPAVQHGGAGLRLGFDAGLPVSGRYRVPHRWNGELFAVRIQTPPAVRLDPVAELRTALHAD; encoded by the coding sequence ATGACCTCCGAACCGATTTTCCGCCGGGCGGAAAGGCCGCCGGACGGCGCGCCGAACATCGTCGCGATCGTCCTCGACGACACCGGCTTCGCCCAGCTCGGGTGCTTCGGCTCGGACCTCGCGACGCCGAACATCGACCGGCTCGCCGCCGCCGGGCTGCGGTACAACAGCTTCCACGTCACCGCGATGTGTTCGCCGACGCGCGCGTCGTTCCTCACCGGACGCAACCACCACGCGATCGGCATGGGGTTCGTGGCCGACCTGCCGCTGGACCACCACGGATACACCGCGCGCATCCCGCGGTCGGCGGCGACGCTGCCCCGCGTGCTGCGTGACCACGGTTATTCGACGCTCGCGGTCGGCAAGTGGCACCTGGTGCCGCGGTTCGAACGCTCCGCGGCCGGGCCGTTCACGCACTGGCCGCTGGGCCAGGGCTTCGAGCGGTACTACGGCTTCCTCAACGGCGACGCCAACCACTACGCGCCGACGCTGGTGCGCGACAACCACTACGTCGACCCGCCCGCGACGCCCGAGGAGGGGTACCACCTCACCGAGGACCTCACCGACCAGGCCATTCGTTACCTGCAGGACCAGCAGTACGCCGCGCCGGGCAAGCCGTTCTTCCTCTACTTCGCGCTCGGCGCCGCGCACTCACCGCACCACGTCGCACGGGAGTGGGTAGAGCCCTACCGCGGCCGGTTCGACCGGGGCTGGGACGCCTGGCGGGACGACGTGTTCGCGCGACAGCTCCAATCCGGCCTGATACCGGCGGACACCGAGCTGACCCCGCGTCCGGACTGGGTGCCCGCCTGGGACAGCCTGGACGACGACGCGCGCCGCATGTACGCGCGGCAGCAGGAGGTCTTCGCCGGGTTCCTCACCCACGCCGACGCCCAGATCGGCCGGTTGCTCGACCACCTGGACGAGACCGGCCAGGCCGACAACACGATCGTCCTGCTGTTCTCCGACAACGGTGCGAGCGGTGAGGGCAGCGTCGACGGCAGCGTCAACGAGCACCGGTTCACCGCGGGGATCCCGGAGTCGCTCGCCGACAACCTCGAGCACTACGACGACTGGGGCGGGCCGGAGACCTACAACCACTACTCGTGGGGCTGGGCGTGGGCGGGAAACACCCCGTTCCGGCTCTGGAAGCGATACACGTGGCTGGGCGGGACCCGGGTGCCGCTGGTGGTCCGCTGGCCCGCGGAAACCGCCGCGACCGGCGGTGTGCGCACGTCGTTCGCGCACGTCGTCGATCTGTTCCCGACGTTGTTGGACGCGGTGGGGATCGACGCGCCGGACGTCGTCGACGGGATCGAACAGCAACCGATCGACGGCGCGAGCCTCCGCGCGGGTTTCACCGATCCGGACGCCCCGGCGCCACGCGACACCCAGTACTTCGAGATGCTCGGGTCCCGCTCGATCATCCACGGCACGTGGAAGGCGACCACCGACCACGTCGCCCGCGGCATCGTCGACGAAGAGAAGCTGATGACCGGCAGCCGCACGTTCGCCGAGGACCGCTGGTCGCTGTTCGACCTCGCACACGACTACGCCGAGGCGCGTGACCTGGCCGCCCAGCACCCCGGCACGATCGCCGAACTCGAACGGCTCTGGGACGCCGAAGCCGAACGGAACCACGTACTGCCGCTGTACGACAGCCTCACCGACCGGATCGCGCACCTGATCTTCCCGGTCTGGCCGGCCGGGCCCGAGCGTACGTACCGGCCGGGGGCCTCGCCGATCTGCGACGAGTCGCTGCCGCTGCTGATGGGCGGCTTCCGGATCTCCGCCGACGCCGAGGCCGGTGACGACGCCGACGGTGCCCTGCTCGCGCTCGGCGACCGGCACGGCGGCTTCGCGCTCTACGTCGCCGACGAGCACCTCACGTTCACGTACTCGCGAGCGGGTGAAATGCTCGAAGTCCGCGCCGACCGGCCGGTCCCGTCCGGCGCGCACACGTTCGCGGTGACCTACGCCCCGGGCGCGAACGGCGGCCAGTTCGTGCTGTTCCACGACGACACGATGGTGGGGAGCACCGGCTTCGCCGGTGGACTGCCGCCCGCGGTGCAGCACGGTGGGGCGGGTTTACGTCTCGGTTTCGACGCCGGCCTGCCGGTATCCGGACGCTACCGAGTGCCGCACCGCTGGAACGGCGAGCTGTTCGCGGTGCGCATCCAGACGCCGCCCGCCGTGCGGCTCGACCCCGTCGCCGAACTCCGCACCGCACTTCATGCTGACTAA